Within the Siniperca chuatsi isolate FFG_IHB_CAS linkage group LG18, ASM2008510v1, whole genome shotgun sequence genome, the region GAAGAGTTCATCTCATGGTCACTAAAATCTCACACCTGCTGTGTGACAGAGCTATTAAAGGTGAAGGGACGTGTGATCATTCACTGAGAAATAATCTGTCCACTGTGTtcaatttatataaaaaaaaaaataaaaaaaattccaagCAGTCAACAAATTCAGAGATTTATTAAAAGTCCTAGAAGTACAGGTAGCTTTAGCATAGGTGGCCTGTTGCTAGACTGGTAAACCGCTGTCTTCCTTGAGCTAAACAGAACCACAATCAACAGTTTAGCAAAGTACTTCCTGTTAGCTCTGTGACAAATCAGCCTGTCTAACCCCAAATACAAACAGCCTAGTAAACTGACCAAGGCGGGTATCTAGGAGATTAACACAGCCTTTCACACTTCACTCTCACCGCCTTTCTGTCTTTGCCAAACACTCTTTGGGTCAAGTTACACACCTGTCGCTTTTGAGAGGCAACAGTGATACCTGCCACTCAGCTGGAAGGATTCAGCAGAATATCCTGTCTggtgtttcttttcttgttctGGGAACCCGAGGAGCAGAGCAGGCAGCCATTAATGGTGGAGGAAGTCAGTGGTTGCACTCCAAAACAAAAGGTTTGAGGACAGCAGGCTATCACCTTCATCCATGTCAGACTTTAcagatctgcacacacacacacagaaagctgCACAATCATGCTGACAGTCATTTATGCATATAGAAACACAATAAGCACACAACAGTATTTACcttataacatttattttgttaaaaattgtcCGATTTTGCATAAATGAAGTGTAGCATAATTCATTTGACAGTGTGactattgttattttaagtgGTGAATCCTTTAtgcaagtaaaagtagcaataccagagtgtaaaaataatcaaattcttacttaaaggtataatatgtaacatttccgcattaaaatgtctaaaaaaaggCTAGAcctatgttatttattttgttgagttgcgtacttacattatcccatatgtttccaacaatgttcaaacccagagaaatctgtaattttattcATGGTAAACCAACGTTTCATTTGGTCACCTGTCAATGGCGTCATATCCCCTTTAACTCCTCCACTAGTTGCTAGACCTCGCGGGGAAACACGGGATACACCAGATGATACGTCATAGTGAGGAAGGAAGTCAGcgaactagctagctagccgcGCTATTGTTTACTGTTGTTTGTATTGCTCACTCATGATGGAGCACGATTATTCATTGCCGTCTGCTGCACGTTCTGTTGCCGAAGCTGTCCCCGTAAAACTTTAATACATTACCTCGCCCGTGAACATGATTTCTGCCTGAGTCACGTCAGATAGATTTTCATCGGCAATGGTGGTTGTTTAACAATGAAGAaaactcccatgatcccacgctACTTCATGATGTCATCAAACTACAACATCAAactattgttttgatgtgagaccCCTAGcagcagaaattacatactgtgcattaaagtaaaagtgcagAAGTACTGCGCATATACATAcaataaagtatcaaaagtaataaCTCATACATTTGCAAAATTGACACATCAGTGTTAGATTATAATAATTGATGCATAAGCAGCAtattaatgttgtagctggacTATACAGGGCTAATTGTATTgtataattgtaattttttcctatttgttttgtatgtaaaatctataatctacaaagtaacttttagctgtcagataaatgtagtggagtaaaaagtacaatatttcccacagaaatacagtaaatgtaatgcATAGTAGCATTAAATATGTACtgtaagtaaagtacaaatacttcTAAAGTGctcttaagtacaatacttgagttaatgttcttagttactttccacttgTGGTTGTCCAGAATATTTGATATACATGTTTAGGATGATTcagttgaaaatgaaatatgtaaTCTCACAAATAGTCTTGACAGTTAAGTAGCTTTGGAAACAATTcacaaataactaaataaataaatgttaaagaaaGCAGACagtttaaaatgtgacaaacgATGTAAGGGACAGCTGAAAAAGTTTCTGTATCACCTGATAGTCACCTACAATCATGCAAGGGTGtttgcatacacacatatcACAAGCCATTATAGAAGCAAATACATAAACAAGcaattgcacacacatacactcacatgcatgcacCCACCTACACATATACTGTTTAATCTACTTAATTGAACCTGACTTTGAATAACTAAACAAATGAGGAAATTAACAAAGGGGCACTTGATCCCTTCTCGGCTAATGGATTGGAGATTCCTTTCCCATAGGGGCATTTGGGCAAACAAGACCCAGTAATCTCTGAATTGATGAGTTGACTCTCTGTCTGCATCAAATTTCTCCACTAAAGAGCTGTTGAACCCCTGATACAGTGTTGGTAGTTAGCCAGATACTCAATTTGCAGACACAGGCAGAACTGCGGGCTTGCTCTGGTTTCACTATCAGCGCTGTAATATGCTATAGATATGCAAGATAGATGCTGCATGTAAGATAAAAGATAAATGTGAAGGATGACTACCTGGTTTGTTTCTTGGGTTTGACAAGACATTTTCATATTGtgcaaattatttaaaatatatccaaagcactattattatatatttttacttcCTGTGTTTCAAAATGTGTCATATTTCTTTAAATCCACTCATTACTCATTTCATCTCATATGATGCACGCTTTTGTAGTCCAACCTAAAAAGATAGAACTCCATCTTGATTTTGGTGACAAATTTATTAAAGTCCCGTCATTTAATCAGgaatcatcattatcattaccAGAAGGAATAAATaagacataaaacattttccacataaacatatacatcAGACCCCGGGAGCTACAGCAGTTCTTCCTTGGAGTTGTTTTCGGTAGGACAAAACGAACAAGATACATCTGagaacacacaaatgcatagaAGTAATTGGACCCCTAGGTACCATTTAAGACAACATCTACATTTTTACCTATATCCCTGTCTAAGAATGTACAAAGTCCTCATATCTGGGTTCTTATTCATGTCCAAGAAGGGGtttgtataaaaataaagtCTCCACAATGATAaaccattatatatatatgtatatatatatagacatttGGCAACAACCAGACATTTAAAGACGCTGAACGTTGAACTGAATTCTGCACCTGAACATAGTGTAGAAAACAAAGAGCACTGGGAGGAGATGAGAATAAAGGGGGGGAGTTGGTGAAAATCCAAATGGTTGATGTCTATACTTTCTGAGTCTCTGTGGTCTCTACATTGTTCTGAAAAAGCTTATAGTGGTATctgaaaactgaacatttcttGCTTTACATATGCTTTTACTACTGAAGGACAGTTGTTAGGCCAAGTGCTTTTAATGAAGGatattttcctcctcctttccagATCACAGACATTGAATGGACCTGCTGTCCAAAGACAGCAGTATAGTCCTTTACACAATCACTGTCCTGTGTGACTATTTCCTAAAATCCAACagaagacacagaaaaacaaacaaaaaaagtcaaatttcttTGCGTTGACCAATCAAAACTGCCCATGATCCACTTCATCTAACCAGGAGGCTGGGCTGGCAGGAAAGTCTGGGTATCCTCCGCTGCTGCCAGTGGAGAGGTCTGAGCTGGGGCCGTTGGCGGCCCCCATGGAGACCCTCACGGCAGGGTTGATCCCGGGCCCGCTGCCCTGGGTCATGATAGAAAGGCCGGAGTCGGGGTAGACCAAGCTGGAGATGAGAGGCTGGTGTCTGGGTAGCGCTTGAAGTGACCCCGGCGACTGAGGAAGGCCGTAGGGGCTGTTGGAGCGGATGTCATGGAACTGGTCTTGAGAGGGGAGGACGCCGTGCTCCAGGGGGAAGGAGCTGTGGTTGTTGCCCCCTTGGCGGCCCCCCATGGCTGGAGAGGACTCACTCAGGCTGTTGTAGATGCCGTTAGTGAGGCCAAGCTCTGATATTGGTGGTTCATCTGTACAACAAGgacaagaaaacaaaggtgaTATTTGTTATTCTCATAGGATTGCATTTAATAaaattttactgtaatttacacAATGAATAACATTAATTTTTCGgatatttctctttttccagcCCGTATTTGTACCAGTCttcttttaaataaagtgtgtgaacttattgtcccgTTAGCGAATGAGCTAGCATGCTTGCTTCGCTAGTTTGGATagctttttctcctcttcaatAACACTTTCATTGAATGGAATAATGTACAACCCAGGAACAAAATGCCAGGGTGAGGTAAGCGGCACAGTACAGGGAAAATAGAAAGACGTTTagggagctattgtgactgcATAGTGCTAGCATGTTCCTGACTGGCTATTGTGTTAGCAATCAGCTCACCGGATACGTTAGTTTGCCAGATATACATCCATAAACTAACCTTACGAGTAGTCACTACGTCAACTTCTAGAAACATTTCACGCAGACATGCAGATGTATTTTAccgtgccactttctggtgtggcTGGAATATCATCACttaattacaatttaaaaattaatacCCTGCACAGGATAAGCAGGTATAGATAATGGACAGATGGAAAATAAGAAATGGCCTAAAATGTTAAAGTCCAGCGTGTTTTAAACTTCTGTTAGAGATTAGAGACCTTTTTAGCTGATTATTAATGAATTATCTAGAACAATGCTTAACACGGCTTTGCATTAGTAGGTGAAACCCCTTATCAAAAGCCTGCTCTCTGTAATTCCTGCTTCCTGTTAGCACATTTATTCTCTGAATAAGAACTTTAGGATGCTGTTCGGTAACTTGATTTTACCCCCACCCATTTAgtatttataagcagtatataaacagttaataaattaCTTATAACACTATAAtctagttgtaagcagatataaggtaTTTTTGTTACCGGTTATTCATTTCCTATTAATATTCTATAGCCCTCTTACAAGGGCCCTGGCAATGACACACCTAAATTGAATATAgttgttatttgttgtttgttctaTCTGTCTTTTACTTACTGACAAGGCAGACaatttgacatgtcacagtaggaaaagcacaggtgtaaataataaaatgaatgatgactgaattccatttagctgcttcagttttagggtcctggtattgtgtatGTTGGCTCACTatctgtcatggcttactgggacacttgaatacaaCAGAGCCATCGTCCATGTCTACTCTATTAATTTTTTGTGCTTGACTCTACCTGTAAAGGACACCTCAGCGTCACTGTCTATGCCCTCCTCCTGGATGCTGTCTTTGTCAGATTTGGAGCTTCCTCGTGACCGCTTCATGTTGCGAAAGTACTGCCCCCACCTCTGCCGACCAGCATCTTTCTTCAGCCTTTTCTCTTTAGCTCGCCtgttctgaaaccaaacctgcaGGGTAAAAAGACAAGATGTCTTGGCAATGCTTCTGGTGACTTATTGGGAACACATTTGAGTGTTTTACACAATGTCTGAAATTCCCATGAGAGAAATTGGGTATTTTATtgagtataaaaaaaaaaactttttgttatgttatgtatttttatgttaaaaaagcaTAGCCTTAACTTGttctttattttgtaaattactGATAAATACACGTTAG harbors:
- the lhx3 gene encoding LIM/homeobox protein Lhx3 isoform X3 produces the protein MLLEHPGSSCQNTGNFSRYSSGQEIPVCAGCSQHIVDRFILKVLDRHWHSKCLKCSDCQAQLAEKCFSRGDSVYCKDDFFKRFGTKCAACQQGIPPTQVVRRAQDFVYHLHCFACIVCKRQLATGDEYYLMEDSRLVCKADYETAKQREADSTAKRPRTTITAKQLETLKNAYNNSPKPARHVREQLSSETGLDMRVVQVWFQNRRAKEKRLKKDAGRQRWGQYFRNMKRSRGSSKSDKDSIQEEGIDSDAEVSFTDEPPISELGLTNGIYNSLSESSPAMGGRQGGNNHSSFPLEHGVLPSQDQFHDIRSNSPYGLPQSPGSLQALPRHQPLISSLVYPDSGLSIMTQGSGPGINPAVRVSMGAANGPSSDLSTGSSGGYPDFPASPASWLDEVDHGQF